The Chloroflexota bacterium genome includes the window CGTCGCGATGACGAGGTCGCGGCGGTGCCCTTTGATGGCCTTGCCGATGTACTCCTCGGAGAGGGTGTCGCCGTACACATCAGCGGTATCGATGAAGTTGACGCCCAGATCGATCGCCCGATGGATGACCGCGGCCGTCTCCTCGGCGTTACAGCGACGGCCGAAGTTGTTCGTTCCGAGGCCGGCGACCGAGACTCGGAGCCCCGAATTGCCCATGCGTCGGTATTCCATGAGTCCATTCCCTCGAACGGTGAATTCTCTTCGGCGGATTCAGCGCGGTCTGCGCGTTGCCCGGTCCGTGCCCGCGCCTAAACGCCAAGCTCGAGCACAACCGGAGCGTGGTCGGATGGCGACGGCTTCCCGCGCTCGTCGGTGTCGATAAAGGCGCTCACCGCGCGCTTGGCGAGATCGGGCGTCGTCCAGACGTGATCAATGCGCAGGCCCAGATTCCGACGGAACGAGCCCTGCCGGTAATCCCACCAGCTATACAGTCCCGCTTCATCGCGACAGCAGCGGAACGCGTCGACGAATCCTCGCGCGCGCAGGCGCTCGAGCGCGGCGCGCTCGTCGGGGTGGTACAGGATGTGGCCTTCCAGGGCGACCGGGTCGTACACGTCGCGTGGTTCGGGAGCCACATTGAAATCTCCCAGCAGCGCAATCGGCCCAGGTCCGCCCTCGAGGGCGCTGTCCGCGAAGATCAGCGCGCCGAGCGCATTGATCCACGCGATCTTTGTCTGGAAGTGCGGGCTCTCGGGATCGCGCCCGTTGGGAAAATATGCGCAATAGACGCGGACTCCGTCGAACACCGCGCTGATCAAGCGCGGCTCCGGATTGTCGGCGAGCGGGTATTCGATCCGCACGTCGCTGGCGGGAACCTTCGAGATCAGGGCGACGCCGTTGTAGCTCTTCCCGCCGACGAAGACCGACGAGTAGCCGATGTCGGCCAGCGCCTGCGCGGGAAAGAGTTCGTCGGCGACCTTGGTCTCCTGGACGCCGAGCACGTCGGGCTGCCGGCGGAGGAGCCAGTCCGTCAGGACCGGCATTCGTGGACGGATGGAGTTGATATTCCAGGTGGCGAGCTTCACCGGCTGCTCGCGCTATAGACGAGGGGGACCACCTCAAACTCCATGCGAAACGTCGGCTGCAGAGGGAACCCCTCCGGCTGGATCCCGTGCAACATCAATTCTCCATCCCAGCTGGGCTCCGCGTCACATGCCCAGCACGCCCAGCGCATCCTGAATTCGATCGCCGAGGCCGGCAAGGAAGGAGTCGTGCGCTCGCGGGGCTTCCCGCGGCACCAGGCCGGCGTCTGCGAGGGCGGCGAGGGCGGCGCGGCGCGGGTATACGTCCCGCACCCAATCTCGCGCGACGAT containing:
- the xth gene encoding exodeoxyribonuclease III, which translates into the protein MKLATWNINSIRPRMPVLTDWLLRRQPDVLGVQETKVADELFPAQALADIGYSSVFVGGKSYNGVALISKVPASDVRIEYPLADNPEPRLISAVFDGVRVYCAYFPNGRDPESPHFQTKIAWINALGALIFADSALEGGPGPIALLGDFNVAPEPRDVYDPVALEGHILYHPDERAALERLRARGFVDAFRCCRDEAGLYSWWDYRQGSFRRNLGLRIDHVWTTPDLAKRAVSAFIDTDERGKPSPSDHAPVVLELGV